From Trueperella pecoris, a single genomic window includes:
- a CDS encoding ADP-ribosylglycohydrolase family protein: protein MDSFALTDLMIDRARGALLAAACGDALGVPYEFAHATQDPQMVGGGLGPYRPGEWSDDTQMAICIASVADSGLRLTSDRAQDEIGQNFINWMHDGASDIGIQTRAVLSAAAKLSGDVSDRLRESARQYAMSTDRAGGNGALMRIAPVGISFLWDRDATARAARDIASLTHFDREVKESCILWAEAMRVAVVDGVLDMRVGLDLLLEESRDKWNSLIADAERGLVNPRTNGYTVSALQCAWFAVVATHEYFGEAAMYEGLRRAVKLGGDTDTVATIAGALLGARWGESAIPVEWRESVHGWPGMTGQDLADMGERIVRNSHPRGF, encoded by the coding sequence ATGGATAGCTTTGCACTGACCGACTTGATGATTGATCGCGCTCGCGGCGCGCTGTTGGCGGCCGCATGCGGAGACGCCCTGGGTGTGCCGTATGAGTTCGCACACGCCACGCAGGACCCGCAGATGGTTGGCGGCGGCTTGGGCCCGTACCGCCCGGGCGAGTGGAGTGACGACACGCAGATGGCGATCTGCATCGCCTCCGTCGCGGACTCGGGTCTGCGCCTTACGTCTGACAGGGCCCAGGATGAGATCGGGCAAAACTTCATCAACTGGATGCATGATGGGGCGAGCGACATTGGCATTCAGACGCGGGCCGTCCTTTCCGCGGCTGCCAAGCTCTCGGGCGACGTGTCTGACCGGCTCCGTGAGTCTGCCCGCCAGTATGCGATGTCAACCGACCGCGCGGGCGGAAATGGCGCCCTCATGCGCATTGCCCCCGTGGGCATCTCCTTCCTCTGGGATCGAGACGCCACCGCCCGGGCCGCACGCGATATCGCCTCGCTGACACATTTCGACCGGGAGGTCAAGGAATCGTGCATCTTGTGGGCCGAGGCGATGCGGGTAGCGGTTGTTGATGGTGTCTTGGACATGCGCGTCGGCCTCGACCTCCTCTTGGAAGAGTCGCGTGACAAGTGGAATTCCCTGATCGCCGACGCCGAACGTGGCCTCGTCAACCCGCGCACCAACGGATACACGGTCTCTGCCTTGCAGTGTGCCTGGTTCGCGGTCGTGGCCACGCACGAATATTTTGGCGAGGCGGCAATGTACGAGGGGCTGCGCCGCGCGGTCAAGCTGGGCGGCGACACCGACACCGTTGCCACCATCGCCGGCGCGCTCCTGGGCGCCCGCTGGGGCGAGAGTGCCATCCCGGTGGAATGGCGGGAGTCGGTTCACGGCTGGCCTGGAATGACCGGACAAGACCTAGCCGACATGGGCGAGCGAATCGTGCGCAACTCCCACCCGCGCGGCTTCTAG